The window TTGGCCGACTGCGAACCGGTGTTCTTCGAACCATTTTGAATGCTGCGATCGAATTCCATTCCCGTCAACAGAGCTACCCGGCTGAGGTAGCTGTTGGCTTTCAGATTTTCAGTCGTGAGTTCGCGGTCCCAGACAAATCCCGCGATCACCGCGCCCTTGATGGCCAGCGCACTTTGTTTCGCGATGCGGTCATCGGTGTAGGACACCAGTGCGCCGGCATCCGATACTTTCGTGTCATTCGTGATCGCGGCGCCAGTCGGATAGGCGTCTCTCACAAGAAACACCGGGGCCGGCTTGAACGGATCTTTCTTCGGTGCCGGTGGCTTCGGTTTCGGCTTCGGCATCACCGCGACATCGCGCTGGAATACCTTGACTTCCTCGCTGTCAATGCACCCGTCCCGATCGAAATCATACTTTTTCAGAAGCTCCTCAAGGCCATCGGCCTTCAGGCAATATTCCGACGTCGCAGCATTGGCAGCATTGGCAGCATACGGCAATGCGCAAACGCCGGTGATCATCATTGCCCGGATGGAATGACGCATGGCCGTGCCTCAGTTCTTCTGCGGATTATGGCGAACAACTGCTCCAATAAAATCCGCGACGAACGACGCCGACTGCGTCTCATAGGGCTGGATCCACTGCTTCATGGTATACCCCGCCTGGTAGTAATAGTTGTCCAACAGGACCGCCATGGTGCGCTTCTCGTCCACTTCAAAGTGGTAACGGGACAATGGATAGGCGGCCGCTATCGTGTTCGGATCGACGTTCTTGAAACGACCGATAACGATCCTGACGTCACGATCGGCCGCGATCGGCGAATATCCACGCACCTCCAACCCTTCAAGATGCTTGTGCTGATCGTGAGCAGACGCGTTCGGATCAAGACCTTCGAGAATATCCCTGCTGATCCTGCTGTTCGCCGCAATTTCGGCCTCCACCGGCGCCTGGTTGAAATCGACGACAATGCCAGCGGTCCGCAGCGCGGACGATGCAGCGTCCTTGAACGCTTCGGAATAGACCCGCGCCCGCTCTTTCTTGTCCGCTATCTTATCCGATTGCTGTTTCGCGTACTGCGCAAAGTCGGAGCCCCAATTTTCGTTCGCCATGACCGCCCCCCGCTTTCCATTTTGTGTTCGGTTGATGCCCATCCGCTCAAATCAATGCATCAAGATGCATGCAGCATCGCCTGGAGCGACGAACGCTCCGCGCGCTGTTCACTTGAACTCGACGATGTGACTTGAGGCCCTTGCTGTCAGTTGAAATCAATAAAACGCGTCACGCAGGTGACGAGGAAAATACAAGTCACGAATATTCCGCGCTGGAAATGCAGCAGAAATAACCCATCGAAAAATGACCAAATTATTAAACGCCAAGGGATGACGAAACGCAACTACAGCAAAAGAGATTTTTTGGGTGTGCTTTTGCGAACACTCCCGTTTTGTGTGGCTCGACCGCCGCATAGAGACGATGCGTCGCGCCGCCCACCGCCGTCATGGCTTCAGCCCCCAGGGACGGCGGCAGTAGGGGCAGCCGTCGCTTTTCGGCGGCAGGCCGCGGGAGCGGCCGTCGATCTCCTTCAGCAGATCTGCCCAGGTGTGGTGGGGCTGCTCGGGCCTGGCCTGCACGTCGAGGCTGCTCTTGAACACGCGCGGCATCACCTTGGACAGAATCCAGCAGCGCGCGGTGACGCGGGCGCGGGAGCGCATCACATTCTCGCGGTTGAACACCCGATGCACGCCGCCACGCGCGCTGCGGCGCTCCATCCAGTCGTTGCGGGCGTTGTCGGCGATGTCGAGGATGGCGTCGGCCATGACGAGATAGCCGAACTCGCGTGCCTGCCAGTAGCGCGCCGCAAAGCCGTCGCGGTCGGCCTTGACCCAGCCAAACACCGCGTCAGCGGAGGGCATGCCGGCCTCGCTGCAGACATCGCTGAGGGTGCGCCCGGCGCTGAGCTGGCCGCAGATATCGTCGGCGATCTCGGGCGTATAGAGCAGCGGTACGCCGCGGGAATGCGGATAGGTCTTGTAACGGTCGCCGAAGCCGGCGCGGTTCTCGCGCACCCACTGGTGGACGGTCCACGCGTTGGGCATGCCGTCGTCGGTGCAGATGTCCTTCACGGTGCGGCCGCGCGCCAGTTCGTTGCAGATGCGGTTCGCAATGGCGGCGCTGTAGGGAACGTATCGCCTGCGCATGGGGATGCTCCTCGGTCAGGTACGCGGCTCGCGCGGACAATAAAAAGCCCGCGCCGGGCGGAGGCCGGAGCGGGTGCGAGCGTGACGAGAGTCGGCGATTTGGCGTTACGGCGCAAGGGTGGGGATGTGGATATTGTGGCTAACTCCGTGGGTGGTGCAGGCGCGGTGGGGATGATGCGCCTCGCCACCCTCCGTTGTCATGCCTGCGGACGCAGGCATCCAGTACGCCCGGTGTGCGAGAGGAAACTCTGCGCACATCACGCCGGCCTGCGTTTACTGGATCACCCGCGGGTGATGACACCGTGTGTGGAGCGAGGCTGTCGTCACCTCATCCCGCGATCGCGAGCCGCTTCTCGAAGCCGTTCGGCAGTTCGATATCCACCTCCAGCGTGGAGACGCTGTCGCCGCGGTCCATGCGGACAATCACCTTGTCGGGATCGAGGTCGACATGGCGGGAGACCACCGCGAGGATTTCCTCGCGCAGCAGGTTCAACAGATCCGGCTGGCCACGCTGGCCGCGTTCGTGGGCGAGCAGGATCTGCAGCCGTTCCCGCGCCACCGGCGCGGAGGCGGTGCGCGGCCGCAGGAAACGCAGGATGTCGAGGCTCATGCCGCCCTCCGTCCCAGCAGCCGCTCCATGAAGCCGCGGCGCTCGGCCGGCACCGTCATGGTGATGGTCTCGCCGGCGAGGCGCTTGGCCGCGTCCATGTAGGCGCGGGCGGGCGGGCTTGCCGCATTGTTCAGGGTGACGGGAGAGCCGACATTGGAGGCGCGCAGCACGTCCTGGCTTTCGGGAATGATGCCGAGCAGGGGCGTGGCGAGGATCTCGAGAATATCGTCGATCGAGAGCATCTCGCCGCGCGACGCCCGGCCCTGGTCGTAGCGGGTGATCAGCACATGCTTCTTGACCTGCTCGCCCTTCTCCGCCTTCACGGTCTTGGAATCCAGCATGCCGATGATGCGGTCGGAATCGCGCACGGAAGAGACTTCCGGATTGGT is drawn from Bradyrhizobium prioriisuperbiae and contains these coding sequences:
- the minE gene encoding cell division topological specificity factor MinE, with the translated sequence MSLDILRFLRPRTASAPVARERLQILLAHERGQRGQPDLLNLLREEILAVVSRHVDLDPDKVIVRMDRGDSVSTLEVDIELPNGFEKRLAIAG